One region of Ahniella affigens genomic DNA includes:
- a CDS encoding GspE/PulE family protein encodes MDQRLELEQIQTILRVLSGQGGVVNLSPAQRAVGAIFETRKHEVVLVWTGDDIKTRITIEREAHAADVRIARKILASAELIRVIYDNAGRDAARYPVLSDAEKGQPRVLVEHVVARAIALGASDIHLQTEDTHTEVSFRVHGDIVPFAEKLTRSHGEQMAITLWNMKDASSAADEFRKSMYQQCRIEGDFRLGEGSEAETIRAQLRFQSAPMKGDAFKIVMRVQSNFRAADRRDLAGCGYSQDQRAALEMAAMASDGLVLVSGPVNSGKTVTLGALGAFQVAVYGKRKVIATVEDPIELRIQGACQHPVVSIDGKGFDEAVLSALRQDVNTVILGEIRTASTAGICRKAAETGHLIMSSVHATDAWATLTRIIKLGIDIEKLGEPGFLRAICNQRLLPALCPHCAISPERKARNPVFALQLDRIRRTLGSHASWDQLRFKNHDGCEHCSGGATGLKLVAEILVPDETLCEALQMNDMKRAREYWSSGELAAKNNLPPGNAYSSAYTLMLMGQACPFDVEHRFGQIHVPKAHERKAMLAVVKP; translated from the coding sequence CGCGGTGGGTGCCATTTTCGAGACGCGCAAGCATGAAGTCGTGCTGGTCTGGACGGGTGATGACATCAAGACGCGCATCACCATCGAGCGCGAAGCGCATGCAGCAGATGTACGTATCGCTCGGAAGATCCTGGCCAGTGCGGAGTTGATCCGCGTCATTTACGACAACGCCGGTCGTGACGCCGCGCGCTACCCAGTGCTCTCCGATGCCGAAAAGGGTCAGCCGCGCGTGCTCGTCGAACACGTGGTCGCGCGGGCGATTGCGTTGGGCGCCAGCGACATCCATTTGCAGACTGAAGACACGCATACCGAAGTGTCGTTTCGCGTACACGGCGACATCGTGCCATTCGCCGAAAAGCTGACGCGCAGTCACGGCGAGCAAATGGCCATTACGCTGTGGAACATGAAAGACGCGTCGTCCGCGGCAGACGAATTTCGCAAGTCGATGTATCAGCAGTGCCGTATCGAAGGTGATTTCCGCTTGGGCGAGGGCAGCGAGGCTGAGACGATCCGCGCGCAGCTCCGCTTCCAAAGCGCACCGATGAAAGGTGATGCCTTTAAGATCGTCATGCGCGTGCAGTCGAATTTTCGTGCGGCTGATCGTCGCGATCTGGCCGGTTGCGGGTACTCGCAGGACCAGCGCGCCGCACTCGAGATGGCAGCAATGGCGTCCGACGGCTTGGTGTTGGTGTCCGGTCCGGTGAACTCCGGTAAGACCGTGACGCTGGGCGCACTCGGTGCGTTTCAGGTGGCGGTTTACGGCAAACGCAAAGTCATCGCGACCGTCGAGGACCCGATCGAACTGCGCATTCAAGGCGCCTGCCAACACCCGGTGGTCAGCATCGATGGCAAAGGTTTCGATGAGGCGGTGTTGAGCGCGCTGCGCCAGGACGTCAACACCGTGATCCTGGGCGAAATCCGAACCGCGAGCACCGCAGGGATCTGTCGCAAGGCCGCCGAAACCGGGCACTTGATCATGTCGTCGGTACACGCGACCGATGCCTGGGCGACGCTAACCCGCATCATCAAGCTCGGCATCGATATCGAAAAACTGGGCGAGCCGGGGTTCCTGCGCGCCATCTGCAATCAGCGCCTGCTACCCGCCTTGTGTCCACATTGTGCGATCAGCCCCGAGCGTAAGGCACGCAATCCGGTGTTCGCGCTACAGCTCGATCGAATTCGCCGAACGCTTGGTTCACACGCGTCCTGGGATCAACTTCGCTTCAAGAACCACGATGGCTGCGAACATTGCAGTGGTGGCGCCACCGGCCTGAAGCTGGTCGCCGAGATTCTGGTGCCCGATGAAACGCTCTGCGAAGCATTGCAGATGAACGATATGAAGCGCGCCCGCGAGTACTGGAGTTCTGGCGAACTAGCCGCGAAGAACAACCTGCCGCCGGGCAATGCCTACAGCTCGGCCTATACGTTGATGTTGATGGGCCAAGCCTGTCCGTTTGATGTCGAACATCGCTTCGGTCAGATCCATGTGCCGAAGGCGCACGAACGCAAGGCCATGCTGGCGGTGGTGAAGCCATGA
- a CDS encoding type 4 pilus major pilin, which translates to MRNVKAVPSKSQTAGNSILEFNLYNVLILLGAAGLLAAFVWSQSAGKVNDSKELLSQIQVGIKSEFPNGGPYTGLAVATLAGNQSLPANRLNGGNIKNPIGLGNVTLGVATYPPTNTDGAYTITMSMDVASCSKVVAGVEGQFERITVNGTAVKDSKGASVVAYTKTLADTNCQSATQPTTVVFTNQ; encoded by the coding sequence ATGCGTAACGTCAAAGCAGTTCCGTCCAAGTCCCAAACCGCTGGTAACAGCATCCTCGAATTCAATCTCTACAACGTGCTGATTCTGCTTGGCGCTGCTGGGTTGCTGGCGGCGTTTGTGTGGAGCCAGTCCGCTGGCAAGGTGAATGACTCCAAAGAGCTGCTCAGCCAAATCCAAGTAGGCATCAAGAGCGAGTTTCCGAATGGCGGCCCTTACACCGGATTGGCTGTCGCGACGCTCGCCGGCAATCAGTCTTTGCCTGCCAACCGTCTGAATGGTGGCAACATCAAGAATCCAATCGGACTCGGAAACGTCACGCTTGGTGTCGCAACGTACCCGCCTACGAATACCGACGGCGCATACACCATCACGATGTCGATGGACGTTGCCTCATGCTCAAAAGTTGTCGCCGGCGTAGAAGGCCAGTTTGAACGAATCACCGTCAACGGTACTGCGGTTAAGGACAGCAAGGGCGCATCCGTCGTGGCCTACACGAAGACTCTGGCGGATACAAACTGTCAGTCTGCAACACAGCCGACAACTGTGGTGTTCACCAACCAATAA